One part of the Anaerofustis stercorihominis DSM 17244 genome encodes these proteins:
- the trpS gene encoding tryptophan--tRNA ligase, whose protein sequence is MSEDKKTILSGIQSSGEFTIGNYFGAIKNWVERQDDYNCIYFIADMHAITVNQVPADLRRRSFECAAMLLASGIDPKKSLLFIQSHVPAHAELQWILNCNAHMGELSRMTQYKDKSKSQGENIKVGLFDYPVLMAADILLYQADLVPVGDDQKQHLELTRTIANRFNNNYSPTFKVPEGYYGENGARIMSLQDPLKKMSKSDENKNGFISMIDSKDVIMSKCKRAVTDSDMNIIYDKENKPGVSNLLEIYSCAANKTMEEAVKDFEGKNYAYFKNAVGESIADRLSPIQNEFDRLCKDKTYVNEVLKDSRDSASYIANKTLRKVKKKVGFYSL, encoded by the coding sequence ATGTCAGAAGATAAAAAAACCATACTAAGCGGTATCCAATCCAGCGGAGAATTTACAATAGGAAATTATTTCGGAGCGATAAAGAACTGGGTAGAACGTCAGGACGATTATAACTGCATTTATTTCATAGCCGATATGCACGCAATAACAGTAAACCAAGTTCCGGCGGATTTAAGAAGAAGAAGTTTTGAATGTGCGGCAATGCTCCTTGCAAGCGGTATTGACCCTAAAAAATCTCTTTTATTCATTCAGTCTCACGTTCCCGCTCACGCAGAACTTCAGTGGATACTTAACTGTAACGCTCACATGGGAGAGCTTTCGAGAATGACTCAATATAAAGATAAATCCAAGAGTCAGGGAGAAAATATAAAAGTGGGACTATTCGACTATCCCGTACTAATGGCGGCGGATATACTTCTTTATCAGGCAGACCTCGTTCCCGTCGGAGACGACCAAAAACAGCATTTGGAACTTACAAGGACAATAGCCAACAGATTTAACAATAACTACTCTCCTACTTTCAAAGTTCCCGAAGGTTACTACGGAGAAAACGGAGCAAGGATAATGTCGCTTCAGGATCCTTTAAAGAAGATGTCAAAATCCGATGAAAATAAAAACGGATTTATTTCTATGATAGATAGTAAAGATGTGATAATGTCAAAATGCAAAAGAGCGGTAACGGACTCGGATATGAACATCATTTACGATAAAGAAAATAAACCAGGAGTATCAAACTTGCTTGAAATATACTCCTGTGCGGCAAATAAAACTATGGAAGAAGCGGTAAAAGATTTTGAGGGCAAAAACTACGCATACTTTAAAAATGCGGTGGGAGAAAGTATTGCAGACAGACTCTCTCCTATCCAAAACGAATTTGACAGACTATGCAAAGATAAGACTTACGTCAACGAAGTTTTGAAAGACAGCAGAGACAGTGCCTCTTATATAGCTAATAAGACACTCAGAAAAGTAAAGAAAAAAGTAGGTTTCTACAGCTTATAA